One genomic segment of Chiloscyllium plagiosum isolate BGI_BamShark_2017 chromosome 10, ASM401019v2, whole genome shotgun sequence includes these proteins:
- the nfkbiab gene encoding nuclear factor of kappa light polypeptide gene enhancer in B-cells inhibitor, alpha b: MADPTLFHNHADSLDNRSKGSGKLDYQGGSMQPGVGKQAPLWEERCDSGIGSMNEKDVEVLREIQELSLDDKPEPAQCWKEFISEDGDTFLHLAIIHAASEIVSQILANTEFGDQYLHRQNNLKQTPLHLAVITQQPDVLRALLWVGGDLGLRDINGNSALHIACEMNLFVCVKTISDFLTRHHTRELLDSKNYNGLTCLQLAVKNRLHKMVVYLIQIGADINAQEPSSGRTALHLAVEEQDAEMVSLLLQCGADPNVLTYNGCTPYHLTLGRDNCKIQTELIRVTDPSLCMMWDEEKLWESETPDHEVSFSYDDCAIGGLRLRC; the protein is encoded by the exons ATGGCCGATCCTACCTTATTTCATAATCACGCTGACAGTTTGGATAATCGCAGTAAAGGTAGTGGGAAACTAGATTATCAGGGCGGCTCGATGCAGCCTGGAGTGGGCAAACAGGCTCCCCTTTGGGAGGAGCGGTGTGACAGCGGCATCGGCTCAATGAATGAGAAGGACGTGGAGGTTCTGCGGGAGATCCAAGAACTGAGCCTGGACGACAAACCAGAGCCAGCCCAGTGTTGGAAAGAATTCATCTCGGAGGATGGAGATAC ATTTCTGCATTTGGCGATCATCCATGCAGCCAGTGAAATCGTATCCCAAATCCTCGCCAATACCGAGTTTGGAGATCAGTACCTTCACCGTCAGAATAACCTGAAACAG ACTCCCTTGCATCTGGCAGTGATCACACAGCAGCCTGATGTGCTGCGTGCTTTGTTGTGGGTTGGAGGAGATCTGGGACTGAGGGACATCAATGGGAATTCAGCTTTACACATCGCTTGTGAGATGAACTTGTTCGTGTGCGTGAAGACCATCAGCGATTTCCTCACGAGGCACCATACCAGAGAACTTTTGGACAGCAAGAATTACAATG GTCTTACATGTTTGCAGCTGGCTGTCAAAAACAGACTTCACAAGATGGTAGTCTATCTAATTCAGATTGGAGCTGATATTAATGCTCAG GAGCCATCAAGTGGTCGGACAGCCCTCCATCTTGCAGTGGAGGAGCAGGATGCTGAAATGGTGTCTCTGTTGCTGCAGTGTGGAGCAGACCCCAATGTGCTCACCTACAATGGCTGTACACCATATCACCTGACCTTGGGAAGAGACAACTGCAAAATACAGACAGAACTTATTCGTGTGACAGATCCATCTTTATGCATGATGTGGGATGAAGAAAAGCTATGGGAATCTGAAACACCTGACCATGAG GTATCTTTCTCTTATGATGACTGTGCAATTGGAGGACTCCGACTCAGATGTTGA